From Chromohalobacter canadensis, one genomic window encodes:
- a CDS encoding 50S ribosomal protein L25/general stress protein Ctc has protein sequence MSQFTLSAEVRHDLGKGASRRLRRENQKVAAIIYGGDKTPQPITLDKPAFYKAIEDEAFFSSVINIDLEGKSEQVIIRDIQRHPYKALVTHADFMRIDATHEITMNVPLHVNGEDTCKGVKEEGGVLHVLANDVEISCLPSKLPEYLEVDVASLGLGETLHLSDLPLPEGVSLVALNHGEEHDFGVVSVTRADTGTDGDEDGEEGDDAAAEDGEKTE, from the coding sequence ATGTCCCAATTCACTCTATCCGCCGAGGTTCGTCACGACCTGGGGAAAGGTGCGAGCCGCCGCCTGCGTCGTGAGAACCAGAAAGTCGCCGCTATCATCTACGGTGGCGACAAGACGCCGCAGCCGATCACTCTCGATAAGCCCGCCTTTTACAAGGCCATCGAGGATGAAGCCTTCTTCTCGTCGGTAATCAACATCGACCTCGAAGGCAAGTCGGAGCAGGTCATCATCCGTGATATCCAGCGCCACCCTTACAAGGCGTTGGTGACCCATGCTGACTTCATGCGTATCGATGCCACGCACGAAATCACCATGAACGTGCCGCTGCACGTCAACGGTGAAGACACGTGCAAGGGCGTCAAGGAAGAAGGCGGCGTGCTGCACGTGCTGGCCAACGACGTCGAGATCAGCTGCCTGCCCAGCAAGCTCCCCGAGTACCTGGAAGTCGATGTGGCCTCTCTGGGACTGGGCGAGACCCTGCACTTGTCCGACCTGCCGCTGCCTGAAGGCGTGTCCCTGGTCGCCCTCAACCATGGCGAGGAGCATGACTTCGGCGTGGTTAGCGTCACGCGTGCCGATACCGGCACCGACGGTGACGAAGATGGCGAGGAAGGCGACGACGCTGCCGCAGAAGACGGCGAAAAGACCGAGTAA
- a CDS encoding ribose-phosphate pyrophosphokinase, with product MSKLMVFAGNANPELARKVAESLDNRLGHATVGQFSDGEIAVEINENVRGKDVFVLQSTCAPTNDNLMELILMVDALRRASATRITAVVPYFGYARQDRRVRSARVPISAKLVADMMVKAGVDRVMTMDLHADQIQGFFDVPVDNVYGSPILLDDIERQNYDDLVVVSPDVGGVVRARAIAKQLNADLAIIDKRRPQANQAQVMHIIGEIQDRTCVVVDDMVDTAGTLCKAAEALKGHGARRVVAYATHPILSGPAVDNIVGSVLDELVVADTIPLSETASRSGRIRQLSVAGLIAEAIRRVSNEESVSAMFH from the coding sequence GTGTCTAAATTGATGGTGTTCGCGGGAAATGCCAATCCCGAACTCGCCCGCAAGGTGGCCGAAAGCCTCGACAACCGGCTGGGCCATGCAACCGTCGGTCAATTCAGCGATGGTGAAATCGCGGTCGAGATCAATGAAAACGTTCGCGGCAAGGACGTTTTCGTATTGCAGTCCACCTGCGCACCGACCAACGACAACCTGATGGAGTTGATTCTCATGGTGGACGCACTGCGCCGTGCTTCCGCTACACGAATCACCGCCGTCGTACCGTATTTCGGGTATGCTCGTCAGGATCGCCGAGTGCGTTCCGCACGTGTGCCGATCTCGGCCAAGCTGGTCGCCGACATGATGGTCAAGGCAGGTGTCGACCGTGTCATGACCATGGACCTGCATGCCGATCAGATTCAGGGCTTTTTCGACGTTCCCGTCGACAACGTCTATGGCTCGCCGATCCTGCTCGATGATATCGAACGCCAGAACTACGACGATCTCGTCGTGGTCTCCCCCGATGTCGGTGGCGTCGTCCGTGCACGCGCCATCGCCAAGCAGCTCAACGCCGATCTGGCGATCATCGACAAGCGTCGGCCGCAGGCTAATCAAGCCCAGGTCATGCATATCATCGGCGAAATTCAGGATCGCACCTGCGTGGTGGTCGATGACATGGTCGATACCGCCGGCACCTTGTGCAAGGCGGCTGAAGCGCTCAAAGGCCATGGCGCTCGGCGTGTCGTCGCCTATGCGACACACCCCATCCTGTCTGGACCGGCCGTCGACAACATCGTCGGCTCGGTACTTGACGAACTCGTCGTGGCCGATACCATTCCGCTTTCCGAGACGGCGTCCCGTAGTGGCAGGATCCGCCAACTCTCGGTCGCCGGTCTGATCGCGGAAGCCATTCGCCGCGTCAGTAATGAAGAATCCGTCAGTGCCATGTTCCACTGA